One stretch of Hoeflea sp. 108 DNA includes these proteins:
- a CDS encoding gluconokinase has protein sequence MTSRISVPAGSRERDAGPKYLVVMGIAGTGKTEIGRRLAEALGSAFVEADQFHSQENVERMRRGIGLTDADRWPWLAAVCDAASAETSQPVVIACSTLKRSYRDFLRQRLGDVQLLFLHGARELIKSRLLARKDHFASASLLESQLNTLEPPDAGESAIWLDVAATPDTIVAEAMLALASRGADRAR, from the coding sequence ATGACATCGCGCATCTCCGTGCCAGCAGGCTCCCGCGAACGGGACGCAGGACCAAAATACCTTGTCGTCATGGGCATTGCCGGAACGGGCAAGACGGAGATCGGACGACGGCTCGCAGAAGCGCTCGGAAGCGCTTTTGTCGAGGCCGACCAGTTCCACAGCCAGGAAAACGTGGAGCGGATGCGACGCGGCATCGGCCTGACCGATGCCGATCGGTGGCCCTGGCTTGCCGCTGTCTGCGATGCAGCCTCCGCCGAGACGTCGCAGCCGGTGGTGATTGCCTGCTCCACGCTCAAGCGAAGCTACAGGGACTTTCTGCGGCAGAGACTGGGGGATGTGCAGCTGCTGTTCCTGCACGGGGCGAGGGAACTTATCAAATCAAGGCTGCTGGCCCGCAAGGACCACTTTGCCTCGGCCTCCTTGCTCGAAAGCCAGCTCAACACCCTGGAACCTCCAGATGCAGGCGAGAGCGCCATCTGGCTCGATGTTGCAGCAACCCCTGATACAATCGTCGCCGAGGCAATGCTGGCACTCGCCTCACGTGGCGCCGACAGGGCGAGATAG
- the secD gene encoding protein translocase subunit SecD — protein MRTSRWVLVTYTIIILAGIIAALPNILTQQQLAALPGWFPKKQITLGLDLQGGSHLVLEVDAKTLKADRLRSLLDDVRGALRKERINASSARLAGDAIVVTIADDAQRATALTTLQALAVPVSGLGLGGGVPDIAVSQADNQIKVGLTEAGLRDKLDAALQQSLEIVRQRVDQVGVAEPTIQRVGSDRMLVQLPGLQDPTRLRALLGSTAKMTFHMVANVASGEPLPRGVTMMPDAKSGAQYPVEDRVALDGARLTDARANFDQRTQEPLVSFRFDSVGARQFAEITAANVGKPFAIVLDGKVLSAPVIREPITGGSGQISGNFSVEETVTLSALLRAGALPAPLTVIEERTVGPDLGGDVIKMGIYTGIAGFVAVVLFMVALYGSWGMIANFTLLLHLILTFGVLTLIGGTLTLPGIAGIILGIGFGVDANILINERIREESKKGLSAFAALDNGFKRAYSTIVDANVTSLIATGLLFMFGSGPVRGFAITMFLGTCLSMFTAVSVTRILMAAVVRRKRLKTITIEPLIRFFPEKTSVSFMKARYLGIGMSIFLSLASIGLFFKPGLNYGIDFKGGIQVEIATSTPADLSQLRSTLGSLNIGEVALQQIGSDGNVLIRVQRQDGGETAQTAAVDAIKAAVQKLDPSVKFERTEVVGPKVSGELAQSGIMAVVLAALAMLIYIWWRFEWNFAIGAIATLVLDTTKMVGFFALFGLDFNLTAIAALLTIIGYSVNDKVVVYDRMRENLRLYKKMPLRELIDMSINQVFARCIYTSVAILLSMLPMAIWGGSAVENFAVPMVFGVFIATTSSIFIAAPILLLLGDWWQHRKVEQAEGATASLAKG, from the coding sequence ATGCGAACTTCCCGATGGGTGTTGGTGACTTACACCATCATCATTCTGGCCGGCATCATTGCCGCGCTGCCCAATATCCTCACGCAACAGCAACTTGCGGCACTGCCCGGCTGGTTCCCCAAGAAGCAGATCACGCTTGGCCTCGACCTCCAGGGCGGATCGCATCTTGTCCTTGAAGTGGATGCGAAGACGCTGAAGGCAGACCGCCTTCGCTCGCTGCTGGACGACGTGCGCGGCGCCCTGCGCAAGGAGCGTATCAACGCATCGTCGGCGCGGCTCGCAGGCGATGCCATTGTCGTCACCATTGCCGACGATGCGCAGCGCGCGACGGCGCTCACCACGCTACAGGCGCTGGCTGTTCCCGTCAGCGGCCTCGGCCTTGGCGGTGGCGTGCCTGACATCGCGGTCAGCCAGGCCGACAACCAGATCAAGGTCGGTCTTACCGAGGCCGGGTTGCGCGACAAGCTTGACGCGGCACTCCAGCAGAGCCTCGAGATCGTGCGCCAGCGCGTCGACCAGGTCGGCGTCGCCGAGCCGACGATCCAGCGCGTCGGCAGCGACCGCATGCTGGTGCAGCTTCCCGGGCTCCAGGATCCGACGAGGCTGCGCGCATTGCTTGGCAGCACGGCCAAGATGACCTTCCACATGGTGGCCAACGTTGCCAGCGGCGAGCCGCTTCCACGTGGCGTGACCATGATGCCCGATGCCAAGTCGGGCGCGCAGTATCCTGTCGAAGACCGCGTTGCGCTGGATGGCGCACGCCTCACCGATGCCCGCGCCAACTTCGACCAGCGCACCCAGGAGCCATTGGTTTCCTTCCGTTTCGACAGCGTTGGCGCGCGCCAGTTCGCCGAGATCACCGCTGCCAATGTCGGCAAGCCCTTCGCCATCGTGCTCGACGGCAAGGTGCTGTCGGCGCCCGTCATTCGCGAGCCCATCACCGGCGGCTCGGGCCAGATCAGCGGCAATTTCAGCGTCGAAGAGACGGTGACGCTTTCGGCGCTGCTGCGCGCTGGTGCGCTGCCGGCGCCGCTGACCGTTATCGAAGAACGCACTGTCGGTCCTGACCTTGGCGGCGACGTCATCAAGATGGGCATCTACACCGGCATCGCCGGTTTCGTGGCCGTTGTGCTGTTCATGGTGGCGCTCTACGGCAGCTGGGGCATGATCGCCAATTTCACGCTGTTGCTGCACCTGATCCTGACCTTCGGCGTGCTGACGCTGATCGGCGGCACGCTGACTTTGCCCGGCATCGCCGGCATCATCCTTGGCATTGGCTTCGGCGTCGACGCCAACATCCTGATCAACGAACGCATAAGGGAAGAGTCGAAGAAGGGGTTGAGCGCTTTCGCGGCCTTGGACAATGGCTTCAAGCGCGCATATTCGACCATTGTCGACGCCAACGTGACGTCGCTTATTGCCACCGGCCTGCTGTTCATGTTCGGCTCGGGCCCGGTGCGCGGCTTTGCAATCACCATGTTCCTGGGCACCTGCCTGTCGATGTTCACCGCCGTTTCGGTGACGCGCATCCTGATGGCCGCCGTGGTGCGCCGCAAGCGCCTGAAGACGATCACGATCGAACCGCTGATCCGCTTCTTCCCGGAAAAGACCTCGGTCTCGTTCATGAAGGCGCGCTATCTCGGCATCGGCATGTCGATCTTCCTGTCGCTCGCTTCGATCGGCCTCTTCTTCAAGCCGGGCCTCAACTACGGCATCGACTTCAAGGGTGGCATCCAGGTCGAGATTGCGACGTCTACCCCGGCCGACCTGTCACAGCTGCGCAGCACGCTGGGCAGCTTGAACATCGGCGAGGTGGCGCTGCAGCAGATCGGCAGCGACGGCAACGTGCTCATCCGCGTCCAGCGCCAGGACGGCGGCGAAACGGCACAGACCGCTGCCGTTGACGCCATCAAGGCTGCCGTGCAGAAGCTCGACCCAAGCGTGAAGTTCGAACGCACCGAAGTGGTGGGTCCGAAGGTCAGCGGTGAGTTGGCGCAATCCGGCATCATGGCGGTGGTGTTGGCCGCCCTCGCCATGCTGATCTACATCTGGTGGCGTTTCGAATGGAACTTCGCCATCGGAGCCATCGCCACGCTTGTGCTGGATACCACCAAGATGGTGGGCTTCTTCGCGCTGTTCGGGCTGGACTTCAACCTGACGGCGATCGCGGCCCTTTTGACCATCATCGGTTACTCGGTGAACGACAAGGTCGTGGTCTATGATCGCATGCGCGAAAACCTGCGCCTGTACAAGAAGATGCCGCTGCGCGAACTCATCGACATGAGCATCAACCAGGTGTTCGCACGCTGTATCTACACCTCGGTAGCGATCCTGCTCTCGATGCTGCCGATGGCCATCTGGGGCGGCAGTGCCGTCGAGAACTTCGCCGTGCCCATGGTGTTCGGCGTGTTCATCGCGACGACCTCGTCGATCTTCATCGCAGCACCGATCCTGCTCTTGCTGGGCGACTGGTGGCAGCATCGCAAGGTCGAGCAGGCAGAAGGCGCCACGGCGAGTCTCGCCAAGGGCTGA
- a CDS encoding PLP-dependent aminotransferase family protein — MTATAWLPTISKAAGPLYLAIADALSADIASGRLENGFRLPPQRTLADQLGIDFTTVSRAYAEARKRGLIEGRVGQGTYVRARRPAGPAPVVTGIIDMSMNLPPRFDDAELAARMWDAMSGLETAAGLDLMMRYQEAGGTSRDKASGAAWLAPRLGEIGPGRLLLTPGAQGALLALVGALAAPGETICAEALTYPGFLAVAEHFRLRVAGVAMDAQGLIPEAFEEVCRTQSPKALYTTPTLHNPTTATLPLERRERIAGIARRYNVLIVEDDAYGAIPVKPVPPFAAIAPDVTYHISGLAKCVSPALRVAYLVVPQERGVGHLAGAIRATAGMASPLTAAIATRWIEGGVAQAVLEAIRTEARQRQAIVAQTLPSELVQADPEGFHAWLKLPGHWHRSDFAARLRSAGIGVVTSDAFAVGGVATEAVRLGLGAAPDQASLAAGLRTVAELLAEQSAMSTMVV; from the coding sequence ATGACTGCAACGGCATGGTTGCCGACGATATCGAAAGCGGCGGGGCCGCTTTACCTGGCCATCGCCGACGCGCTGTCGGCCGACATCGCTTCAGGCAGGCTGGAGAACGGCTTCCGGCTGCCGCCACAGCGGACATTGGCCGACCAGCTCGGCATCGACTTCACCACGGTGAGCCGCGCCTATGCCGAGGCCCGCAAGCGCGGCCTGATCGAAGGCCGCGTCGGTCAGGGCACCTATGTGCGGGCGCGTCGTCCCGCCGGGCCCGCACCTGTCGTGACCGGCATCATCGATATGAGCATGAACTTGCCGCCTCGTTTCGACGACGCCGAGCTTGCCGCGCGCATGTGGGATGCAATGTCGGGGCTGGAGACGGCTGCCGGGCTCGACCTCATGATGCGCTACCAGGAGGCGGGCGGCACGTCCCGCGACAAGGCCTCGGGTGCCGCCTGGCTTGCGCCGCGCCTGGGCGAAATTGGCCCCGGCCGGCTGCTGCTGACGCCCGGCGCACAAGGCGCGCTGCTGGCGCTTGTCGGTGCTCTTGCCGCACCGGGCGAGACGATTTGCGCCGAGGCGCTGACCTATCCGGGGTTCTTGGCCGTAGCCGAACATTTCAGGTTGCGGGTCGCCGGCGTTGCCATGGATGCCCAGGGGCTCATTCCCGAAGCCTTCGAGGAAGTCTGCCGCACGCAGTCGCCCAAGGCACTCTACACGACGCCGACGCTGCACAACCCGACCACCGCAACGCTGCCGCTGGAACGCCGGGAGCGCATCGCCGGCATTGCGCGGCGCTACAATGTTCTGATCGTCGAGGACGACGCCTATGGCGCTATACCTGTGAAACCGGTGCCGCCCTTTGCGGCGATCGCGCCAGACGTCACCTATCACATATCAGGCCTCGCCAAATGCGTGTCGCCGGCGCTCAGGGTCGCCTATCTGGTGGTGCCGCAGGAGCGCGGTGTCGGTCATCTTGCGGGGGCTATCAGGGCGACTGCCGGCATGGCCTCGCCGCTGACGGCGGCGATCGCCACACGCTGGATCGAAGGAGGTGTCGCGCAAGCGGTGCTGGAGGCCATCCGCACCGAGGCCCGTCAGCGCCAGGCCATCGTCGCCCAGACCTTGCCAAGTGAGCTGGTGCAGGCCGATCCCGAAGGCTTCCACGCCTGGCTGAAGCTGCCTGGTCACTGGCACCGCAGCGACTTTGCCGCGCGCCTGCGCTCGGCAGGCATCGGCGTCGTCACCAGCGATGCGTTTGCGGTCGGAGGCGTGGCTACGGAGGCGGTCAGGCTCGGGCTGGGCGCGGCGCCCGATCAGGCCTCGCTCGCGGCAGGTCTCCGGACCGTGGCCGAGCTGCTTGCCGAACAGTCGGCGATGTCGACGATGGTGGTTTGA
- a CDS encoding DUF2474 domain-containing protein produces the protein MGAPSQAPDSWAKRIGWLVLIWTVSVLSLGLVAYLFRFLMGLAGLTV, from the coding sequence ATGGGGGCACCCTCGCAGGCACCTGACAGCTGGGCCAAGCGCATCGGCTGGCTGGTGCTGATCTGGACCGTGAGCGTGCTGTCTCTCGGGCTGGTCGCCTATCTGTTCCGCTTCCTGATGGGCCTTGCCGGCCTGACTGTCTGA
- the cydB gene encoding cytochrome d ubiquinol oxidase subunit II — MGIDLPVVWAVIIAFGLMMYVIMDGFDLGIGILFPFVREREDRDTMVNTVAPVWDGNETWLVLGGAALMAAFPLAYAVILSALYLPLVLMLLGLIWRGVAFEFRFKADEHHKAFWDRAFAGGSYVATFFQGVSLGAFLDGFKVENGAFSGGPLDWITPFSLFTGLGLIVAYALLGSTWLIIKTEGALYDRMVALARPVTLTLLAVIGIVSLWTPFAHPDIAARWFSFPNIVFFSPVPVLVLVCGWLILRSLQGVPHAGPFILVLFLLFLGYSGLGISLWPNIIPPDITIREAAAPPQSMGFALVGALFIIPFILGYTAWSYYVFRGKVKAGEGYH, encoded by the coding sequence ATGGGCATCGATCTTCCCGTAGTCTGGGCTGTCATCATTGCCTTCGGCCTGATGATGTATGTCATCATGGATGGCTTCGATCTCGGCATCGGCATCCTGTTTCCCTTCGTCCGCGAACGAGAGGACCGCGACACCATGGTCAACACGGTGGCGCCGGTGTGGGACGGCAACGAGACCTGGCTGGTGCTGGGCGGTGCCGCCCTCATGGCCGCCTTTCCGCTGGCCTATGCCGTCATCCTCAGTGCGCTCTACCTGCCATTGGTGCTGATGCTGCTCGGGCTGATCTGGCGTGGCGTCGCCTTCGAGTTCCGTTTCAAGGCCGACGAGCACCACAAGGCTTTCTGGGACCGCGCCTTCGCCGGCGGCTCCTATGTCGCAACCTTCTTCCAGGGCGTGTCGCTGGGCGCCTTCCTCGATGGCTTCAAGGTCGAGAACGGCGCCTTTTCAGGCGGGCCGCTCGATTGGATCACGCCCTTCTCCCTGTTCACCGGGCTCGGCCTGATCGTCGCCTACGCCCTGCTCGGCTCCACCTGGCTGATCATCAAGACCGAGGGTGCGCTCTACGATCGCATGGTGGCGCTGGCGCGGCCCGTGACGCTGACGCTGCTCGCCGTTATCGGCATTGTCAGCCTGTGGACGCCATTTGCCCACCCCGACATCGCCGCGCGCTGGTTCAGCTTCCCCAACATCGTCTTCTTCTCGCCGGTACCGGTGCTCGTTCTGGTCTGCGGCTGGCTGATCCTGCGCAGCCTGCAGGGTGTTCCGCATGCCGGCCCATTCATCCTGGTGTTGTTCCTGCTGTTCCTGGGCTACAGCGGCCTCGGCATCAGCCTGTGGCCCAATATCATCCCGCCTGACATCACCATCCGCGAGGCGGCCGCCCCGCCGCAGAGCATGGGCTTTGCGCTCGTCGGCGCGCTGTTCATCATCCCCTTCATCCTCGGCTACACCGCCTGGTCCTATTATGTATTCCGCGGCAAAGTGAAAGCCGGCGAGGGCTATCACTGA
- a CDS encoding cytochrome ubiquinol oxidase subunit I — translation MMFGLTALELARIQFGFTISFHIIFPAITIGLASYLAVLEGLWLWKRDTVYRDLYHFWSKIFAVNFAMGVVSGLVMAYQFGTNWSYFSSFAGSITGPLLAYEVLTAFFLEAGFLGVMLFGWNRVGPGLHFFSTIMVAIGTLISATWILASNSWMQTPQGFEIVNNVVVPVDWFKVIFNPSFPYRLAHMTIAAFLSTALFVGAAGAWHLLRGNDNARVRTMLSMAMWMLLFTAPIQIIAGDLHGLNTLKHQPAKIAALEGHWENKPGEAVPLTLFGIPDMEKEETLYAIKVPHLGSLILTHTWSGQFPGLKEYAKEDRPNSTVVFWSFRIMVGLGMLMLLLGLWGVWLRWRGRLFETRLFLRFATWMGPAGLIAILAGWYTTEIGRQPWIVYGVMRTKDAVSNHSALAMSVTLVVFIVVYFIVFGIGTSYMLKLVGKGPAESEHEPDDEGGRPSRPLSAAHDQMDMFASAHQDRKG, via the coding sequence TTGATGTTCGGCCTGACAGCCCTGGAACTGGCCCGTATACAGTTCGGCTTCACAATATCCTTCCACATCATCTTCCCGGCCATCACCATCGGCCTGGCCAGCTACCTGGCCGTACTGGAAGGACTGTGGCTGTGGAAGCGCGACACGGTCTATCGCGACCTCTACCATTTCTGGTCCAAGATCTTCGCCGTCAACTTCGCCATGGGCGTCGTCTCCGGCTTGGTCATGGCCTACCAGTTCGGCACCAACTGGAGTTATTTCTCTTCCTTCGCCGGTTCGATCACCGGACCGCTGCTGGCCTATGAAGTGCTCACCGCCTTCTTCCTCGAGGCGGGCTTTCTCGGCGTCATGCTGTTCGGCTGGAACCGCGTCGGCCCCGGTCTGCACTTCTTCTCCACCATCATGGTGGCCATCGGCACACTGATCTCGGCCACCTGGATCCTTGCCTCCAATAGCTGGATGCAGACCCCGCAGGGCTTCGAGATCGTCAACAACGTCGTTGTGCCGGTGGACTGGTTCAAGGTTATCTTCAACCCGTCCTTCCCCTATCGCCTCGCCCACATGACGATCGCCGCCTTCCTGTCGACCGCGCTGTTCGTCGGCGCCGCAGGCGCATGGCATCTGCTGCGCGGCAACGACAACGCCCGCGTCCGCACCATGCTGTCGATGGCCATGTGGATGCTGCTGTTCACGGCGCCGATCCAAATCATCGCCGGCGACCTGCACGGGCTGAACACCCTCAAGCACCAGCCCGCCAAGATCGCCGCTCTCGAAGGCCACTGGGAGAACAAGCCAGGCGAGGCCGTGCCGCTGACCCTGTTCGGCATACCGGACATGGAGAAGGAAGAGACGCTCTACGCGATCAAGGTGCCGCACCTCGGCAGCCTGATCCTGACCCACACCTGGAGCGGCCAGTTCCCCGGCCTGAAGGAATACGCCAAAGAGGACCGCCCGAACTCGACTGTGGTGTTCTGGAGCTTCCGCATCATGGTCGGCCTTGGCATGCTGATGCTGCTGCTCGGCCTCTGGGGCGTATGGCTGCGCTGGCGCGGCCGGCTGTTCGAGACGCGGCTGTTCCTGCGCTTCGCCACATGGATGGGGCCGGCGGGTCTGATCGCCATCCTCGCCGGCTGGTACACCACCGAAATCGGCCGCCAGCCATGGATCGTCTATGGCGTGATGCGTACCAAGGACGCGGTGTCCAACCACTCGGCGCTGGCCATGAGCGTCACGCTGGTGGTGTTCATCGTCGTCTATTTCATCGTCTTCGGCATCGGCACCAGCTACATGCTGAAGCTGGTCGGCAAGGGCCCGGCTGAATCCGAGCACGAACCTGACGACGAAGGCGGCCGGCCTTCGCGCCCGCTGTCGGCGGCGCACGACCAGATGGACATGTTCGCCTCCGCACACCAGGACAGGAAGGGCTGA
- a CDS encoding DUF983 domain-containing protein, translating to MSESRYKAEGFTPTDNPMKTGIQGLCPRCQMGHLFSGFLKLAPRCEVCGLDYSFADPADGPAFFAMTIAAVPALAFGVWFQMAFGLPLWVHIFITLPLTVLSCMALLRPLKGWLVCSQYFHKAEEGSIDFDWHAKAKIAADKGGHKPAV from the coding sequence ATGTCTGAGAGCAGATATAAGGCCGAGGGTTTCACGCCCACCGACAATCCGATGAAGACCGGCATTCAGGGCCTTTGCCCGCGCTGCCAGATGGGGCACCTGTTCTCGGGGTTCCTGAAACTCGCGCCGCGTTGCGAGGTTTGCGGCCTCGATTATTCCTTCGCCGATCCGGCCGATGGCCCGGCCTTCTTCGCCATGACCATCGCCGCTGTGCCCGCGCTCGCCTTCGGCGTCTGGTTCCAGATGGCCTTCGGCCTGCCGCTGTGGGTGCATATCTTCATCACCCTGCCGCTGACGGTCCTATCATGCATGGCGCTGCTGCGCCCGCTCAAGGGCTGGCTGGTCTGCTCGCAATATTTCCACAAGGCCGAGGAAGGCTCGATCGACTTCGACTGGCACGCCAAGGCCAAGATCGCCGCCGACAAGGGCGGACATAAGCCGGCCGTCTGA
- a CDS encoding TetR/AcrR family transcriptional regulator, giving the protein MNFAMHRQWSSAFSTEALCARILERHRDSVRVQKPHVAVANLVRIIEATLKLSNRQGFHATSLRDLAQASGLSMGGLYSYFDNKTTLLSMILGEVSTTVNEVLTAASDEIAEDPGSHLKWLIEAHIRLTEAMQPWFVFAYMEAKSFPAAERRMAIDSEAATEEIFAAVLRRGVERGTFAVTDIELTASLIKPLLQDWYVKRAKYRRRGTGIDDYIAAVSALVEAFVRPR; this is encoded by the coding sequence GTGAACTTCGCCATGCACAGGCAATGGTCGAGCGCCTTTTCAACGGAAGCGCTGTGCGCGCGCATCCTCGAGCGCCACCGCGATTCGGTGCGCGTGCAGAAGCCGCATGTCGCGGTCGCCAATCTTGTCCGCATCATCGAGGCGACACTGAAGCTGTCGAACAGGCAGGGCTTCCACGCCACCAGCCTGCGCGACCTGGCCCAGGCCTCAGGCCTCAGCATGGGTGGGCTCTATTCCTATTTCGACAACAAGACGACGCTGCTATCGATGATCCTGGGCGAGGTCTCGACCACCGTAAACGAGGTGCTGACAGCGGCCTCCGACGAGATCGCCGAAGACCCCGGGTCCCACCTGAAATGGCTGATAGAGGCGCATATCCGCCTCACCGAGGCGATGCAGCCGTGGTTCGTCTTCGCCTATATGGAAGCAAAATCCTTTCCCGCAGCCGAGCGCCGCATGGCCATCGACAGCGAGGCCGCGACCGAGGAGATTTTCGCAGCCGTGCTGCGGCGCGGGGTCGAGCGCGGCACCTTTGCGGTCACCGACATCGAGCTGACGGCCTCGCTGATCAAGCCGCTCCTGCAGGACTGGTACGTCAAGCGCGCCAAGTACCGCCGGCGCGGCACCGGCATCGACGACTACATTGCAGCTGTCTCAGCCTTGGTCGAGGCATTCGTCAGGCCGCGCTGA
- a CDS encoding glucose 1-dehydrogenase: MLFDDLRGKRALITGASGGLGLHFAELLSRHGVAVTLAARRKETLDEACAAIKAAGGAARAIQMDVADGASVAAALADAGPSFDILINNAGISGAGRALDLDEAEWDRVLDTNLKGVFVVAQAVARSMKAAGHGGAIVNIASILGHRVAGNLSAYAASKAGVLQLTKALALEWARNGIRVNALCPGYIETDINRAFFSSEAGQQLVKRIPQRRLGRPEELDGALLLLASAAGSYITGSSIEVDGGHLVSSL; encoded by the coding sequence ATGCTGTTCGACGATCTCAGGGGCAAGAGGGCCCTCATAACGGGGGCTTCCGGCGGGCTTGGGCTGCACTTCGCCGAGCTGCTTTCGCGCCATGGCGTTGCCGTCACGCTGGCGGCCCGGCGCAAGGAGACGCTTGACGAGGCCTGTGCCGCGATCAAGGCGGCCGGCGGCGCCGCCCGTGCCATCCAGATGGATGTCGCCGATGGCGCATCGGTGGCTGCGGCGCTGGCTGATGCGGGACCAAGTTTCGACATTCTTATCAACAATGCCGGCATTTCTGGTGCCGGGCGCGCGCTCGACCTCGACGAGGCCGAATGGGACCGCGTGCTCGACACCAATCTGAAGGGCGTGTTCGTCGTGGCCCAGGCCGTGGCGCGCAGCATGAAAGCCGCGGGACATGGCGGCGCCATCGTCAACATCGCTTCGATCCTCGGCCACCGCGTCGCCGGCAATCTCAGTGCCTATGCCGCCTCGAAGGCCGGCGTGCTGCAGCTGACCAAGGCGCTGGCGCTCGAATGGGCGCGCAACGGCATCCGCGTCAACGCGCTCTGCCCGGGCTACATCGAGACAGACATCAACCGCGCGTTCTTTTCCTCCGAGGCCGGCCAGCAGCTCGTCAAGCGCATTCCCCAGCGCCGGCTGGGCAGGCCCGAGGAACTCGACGGTGCCCTGCTTCTGCTGGCTTCCGCCGCCGGCAGCTACATCACCGGCTCGTCGATCGAGGTCGATGGCGGCCATCTCGTTTCTTCGCTGTGA
- a CDS encoding acyl-CoA dehydrogenase family protein — MNFDIPARVEDYRVRIADFVDSEILPLEADKASYDVHGNIALPLLETLRAKARAQGLWCLQLKPETGGAGLGKMGMAVCYEEMNRSIFGPVVFNSAAPDDGNMMVLEALGTPGQKERWLKPIVEGKVRSAFAMTEPHPGGGSDPSMIATRAEKRGDRYVVSGRKWFITGAEDASHFILIARTSDDPKHGLSALLFHKDQPGWSIKRRIEIMGPEEHGGHCELEFDGLEIPAENLLAGEGRGMKVTQVRLAPARLTHCMRWLGLSKRCVEIARAYAAERYGFGVRLADRESIQLKLGELAMRIEIGRMLVMKAAWELDRGGFARKEVSMAKVQVANVLHDAADVAIQINGARGYSKDTVLEWIYRYARQARLVDGADEVHKMVLNRLLNDEGSNFWRWNVEGEA; from the coding sequence ATGAATTTCGATATCCCAGCCCGCGTCGAAGATTACCGCGTCCGTATCGCCGATTTCGTCGACAGCGAGATCCTGCCGCTGGAGGCCGACAAGGCGTCCTATGACGTTCATGGCAACATCGCTTTGCCGCTGCTCGAGACATTGCGCGCCAAGGCGCGGGCGCAAGGCCTGTGGTGTCTGCAGCTCAAGCCGGAAACCGGCGGCGCCGGCCTCGGCAAGATGGGCATGGCCGTCTGCTACGAGGAGATGAATCGCTCGATCTTCGGCCCGGTGGTGTTCAATTCTGCCGCGCCCGACGACGGCAACATGATGGTGCTGGAAGCGCTGGGCACGCCCGGGCAGAAGGAAAGATGGCTGAAGCCGATCGTCGAGGGCAAGGTGCGTTCGGCTTTCGCCATGACCGAGCCGCATCCCGGCGGCGGATCCGACCCGTCGATGATCGCCACCCGGGCCGAGAAACGTGGCGACAGATATGTGGTCAGCGGCCGCAAGTGGTTCATAACAGGAGCGGAGGACGCCAGCCACTTCATCCTGATCGCCCGCACCTCCGATGACCCCAAGCACGGGCTGTCGGCGCTGCTGTTCCACAAGGATCAGCCCGGCTGGTCGATCAAGCGTCGTATCGAGATCATGGGGCCGGAGGAGCATGGCGGTCATTGCGAGCTCGAATTCGACGGGCTGGAAATCCCGGCCGAAAACCTTCTGGCCGGCGAGGGCAGGGGCATGAAGGTGACGCAGGTGCGGCTTGCGCCGGCGCGTCTCACGCACTGCATGCGGTGGCTCGGGCTGTCCAAGCGCTGCGTCGAGATCGCCAGGGCCTATGCCGCCGAGCGCTACGGCTTCGGCGTCCGGCTCGCCGACCGCGAGAGCATCCAGCTCAAGCTCGGCGAGCTCGCGATGCGCATCGAGATCGGCCGCATGCTGGTGATGAAGGCAGCGTGGGAGCTCGACCGCGGCGGCTTCGCCCGCAAGGAGGTGTCGATGGCCAAGGTTCAGGTCGCCAACGTGCTGCATGACGCCGCCGATGTGGCAATTCAGATCAATGGTGCGCGCGGCTATTCCAAGGACACGGTGCTCGAATGGATCTACCGTTACGCCCGCCAGGCACGGCTGGTCGATGGCGCCGATGAAGTGCACAAGATGGTGCTGAACCGCCTGCTCAACGACGAAGGTTCGAACTTCTGGCGCTGGAACGTCGAAGGCGAGGCGTAA